In Mycobacterium sp. Aquia_216, a genomic segment contains:
- a CDS encoding flavin-containing monooxygenase, whose amino-acid sequence MTDALTQAEPTSSAHEPVHTRALIIGTGFSGLGMAIKLQQQGVDFVILEKADDVGGTWRDNSYPGCACDIPSHLYSFSFEPKPDWKNPFSYQPEIWDYLKGVTEKYDLRRHVEFNSLVDRAHWDDDEHRWHVFTTDGREYVAQFLISGAGALHIPSIPEIEGRDEFRGPAFHSAQWDHSVELTGKRVAMIGTGASAIQIVPEIVGQVGELQLYQRTPPWVVPRSNPDLPPALRRAMQNVPGLRALVRLAIYWGQEALAIGMTKRPNLLKFIEAYCKYNIRRSVKDRELRRKLIPNYRIGCKRILNSSTYYGAVADPKTELVTAGISRITPDGIVTADGTGGETLRKADVIVYGTGFHVTDSYTYVQIKGRHGEDLVDRWNREGIGAHRGITVAEMPNLFFLLGPNTGLGHNSVVFMIESQIRYVADAIKKCDKFGAQALAPTRAAQDKFNDELQEMLKDSVWNSGGCSSWYLDEHGKNTVLWGGYTWQYWRATRSVKPDEYEFLGVRTGSRANRTAVAAQG is encoded by the coding sequence GTGACCGATGCATTGACACAAGCCGAACCGACATCGTCGGCACATGAACCGGTGCACACCCGGGCGCTGATCATCGGGACCGGGTTCTCCGGCCTGGGGATGGCGATCAAGCTGCAGCAGCAGGGGGTGGACTTCGTCATCCTGGAGAAAGCGGACGACGTCGGCGGCACCTGGCGCGACAACAGCTATCCCGGCTGTGCCTGCGACATCCCGTCGCACCTGTACTCGTTCTCCTTCGAGCCCAAGCCGGACTGGAAGAACCCGTTCTCCTATCAGCCCGAGATCTGGGACTACCTCAAGGGAGTGACCGAGAAGTACGACCTGCGCCGCCACGTCGAGTTCAATTCACTGGTCGACCGCGCCCACTGGGACGACGACGAGCACCGCTGGCATGTATTCACCACCGACGGACGCGAATACGTCGCCCAGTTCCTGATCTCGGGTGCCGGCGCGCTGCACATCCCTTCCATCCCGGAAATCGAGGGCCGTGACGAATTCCGCGGTCCGGCTTTCCATTCCGCCCAGTGGGACCACAGCGTCGAGCTGACCGGCAAGCGGGTGGCGATGATCGGCACCGGCGCCAGCGCGATCCAGATCGTGCCGGAGATCGTCGGGCAGGTCGGCGAACTGCAGCTCTACCAACGCACTCCGCCGTGGGTGGTCCCGCGCTCCAACCCCGATCTTCCGCCGGCGCTGCGCCGGGCGATGCAGAACGTTCCCGGGCTGCGGGCGCTGGTGCGGCTGGCCATCTACTGGGGGCAAGAGGCGCTGGCCATCGGCATGACCAAACGGCCGAACCTGCTGAAATTCATTGAGGCGTACTGCAAATACAACATTCGCCGCTCAGTGAAGGATCGCGAACTACGCCGCAAGCTGATCCCGAATTACCGCATCGGGTGCAAGCGAATCCTGAACTCGTCGACATATTACGGCGCGGTCGCCGACCCGAAGACCGAACTGGTCACCGCCGGCATCTCCCGGATCACGCCTGACGGCATCGTGACGGCCGACGGCACCGGCGGTGAAACCCTGAGGAAAGCGGACGTCATCGTCTACGGCACCGGCTTCCACGTCACCGACTCCTACACCTACGTCCAGATCAAGGGACGCCACGGTGAGGATCTCGTCGACCGCTGGAACCGGGAGGGCATCGGCGCGCATCGCGGTATCACCGTCGCCGAGATGCCGAACCTGTTCTTCCTGCTCGGCCCCAACACCGGACTGGGGCACAATTCCGTGGTGTTCATGATCGAGTCCCAGATTCGCTACGTCGCCGACGCGATAAAGAAGTGCGACAAATTCGGCGCCCAGGCGCTGGCACCGACGCGCGCCGCGCAGGACAAGTTCAACGATGAGCTGCAGGAGATGCTGAAGGACTCGGTGTGGAACAGCGGCGGTTGCAGCAGCTGGTACCTCGACGAGCACGGCAAGAACACCGTGCTGTGGGGCGGCTACACCTGGCAGTACTGGCGGGCGACCCGCTCGGTCAAGCCCGACGAGTATGAGTTCCTCGGGGTACGCACCGGCTCACGTGCCAACCGCACGGCGGTGGCCGCGCAGGGCTGA
- a CDS encoding universal stress protein: MSAYQTVVVGTDGSESSLRAVDRAGAIAADYGAKLIVATAHPPVPVEKGRYAIPPGSTHGEDYRLVGEAPFYAILRDAAVRARKAGAKNVEEKSVVGAPITALVHLAEEVSADLLVIGNVGLASVAGRLLGSVPSEVSRRAKTDVLIVHTAD, from the coding sequence ATGAGCGCCTATCAGACCGTCGTGGTGGGAACCGATGGCTCGGAGTCGTCGCTGCGTGCGGTGGACCGCGCGGGCGCGATCGCTGCTGATTACGGCGCGAAATTGATCGTCGCGACCGCCCATCCCCCCGTCCCCGTGGAAAAGGGCCGCTACGCCATCCCGCCGGGGAGCACCCACGGCGAGGACTACCGGTTGGTGGGTGAAGCCCCCTTCTACGCGATCCTGCGGGACGCCGCGGTCCGCGCGCGCAAAGCCGGGGCCAAGAACGTGGAGGAGAAGTCGGTCGTCGGTGCCCCCATCACCGCGCTGGTGCACCTAGCCGAGGAGGTCAGTGCCGACCTACTGGTCATCGGCAATGTCGGGCTCGCCAGCGTCGCCGGGCGCCTGCTGGGATCAGTCCCATCCGAAGTGTCCCGAAGGGCCAAGACCGACGTCCTGATCGTCCACACCGCCGACTGA
- a CDS encoding SDR family oxidoreductase, translating to MNSTNRPDRQELIVVSGASTGMGAAAAKELARKGFHVLAGVRREVDAEALVADGLEGLEPHILDITVESDVAAIADRVARDPLHRPLRALVNNAGIAINAPVETLPLTQWRQQFEVNLFGHIAMTQALLPSLLISSGTVVNISSVGGKVVLPTYGAYAGSKFALEAVSDALRREVAELGIKVVVVEPGAVKTEMAERGIATAEGLMADLTAAQRARYGDLAEAVTAQARSFSDIGVSSEHAAKVIAKAATASRPRTRYTIGRDAAILVRVSRVVSDRVLDRIVRQNLRSFAKSAQPSEKPSAATTSADA from the coding sequence ATGAATTCCACGAATCGCCCCGACCGTCAGGAGCTGATCGTCGTGAGCGGTGCTTCGACCGGCATGGGCGCGGCCGCAGCTAAAGAACTGGCCCGCAAGGGGTTTCACGTGCTCGCCGGGGTACGCCGCGAGGTGGACGCCGAGGCGCTAGTGGCCGACGGCCTCGAGGGGCTAGAGCCGCACATCCTCGACATCACCGTGGAATCGGACGTGGCCGCGATCGCCGACCGTGTTGCCCGCGATCCCCTGCACCGTCCCCTGCGCGCGCTGGTCAACAATGCCGGGATCGCGATCAATGCGCCGGTCGAAACGCTGCCACTTACCCAATGGCGCCAGCAGTTCGAGGTCAACCTGTTCGGTCACATCGCGATGACGCAGGCGCTGCTGCCGTCCCTGCTGATCAGCTCGGGCACCGTGGTGAACATCAGTTCCGTCGGCGGGAAGGTGGTCTTGCCGACCTATGGCGCCTACGCCGGCTCGAAGTTCGCCCTCGAGGCCGTCAGTGACGCGTTGCGCCGTGAGGTCGCGGAGCTCGGCATCAAGGTGGTTGTCGTCGAGCCCGGCGCGGTCAAGACCGAGATGGCTGAGCGTGGAATCGCCACGGCGGAGGGCCTGATGGCGGACCTGACCGCGGCCCAACGCGCCCGTTACGGCGATCTCGCCGAGGCCGTCACGGCACAAGCGCGATCGTTCAGCGACATCGGCGTTTCGAGCGAACACGCGGCAAAAGTGATCGCCAAGGCCGCGACCGCGTCTCGTCCCCGAACTCGCTACACGATCGGACGCGACGCCGCGATCCTGGTGCGAGTCAGCCGCGTGGTCTCCGACCGGGTCCTGGACCGCATCGTGCGCCAGAACCTTCGGTCCTTCGCCAAAAGCGCGCAGCCCAGCGAGAAGCCAAGCGCTGCAACGACTTCGGCCGACGCCTAG
- a CDS encoding TetR/AcrR family transcriptional regulator, producing MTTRAESAAATRSALIEAAGVLLDLGGVGAVTLREVGARSGVSRSAAYRHFADKESLLAVLATNALSELGDALEVLANGADSPEESLRSGLLSLIDIGRTRPHLYRLMFTPPAGDPTEAIRVAERAQDLFLEIVGRITGPQHARRYGALILTSAHGITGLDLSGHMDLDKWHTNAEELVDTLISVLPKAK from the coding sequence GTGACGACACGAGCCGAGAGCGCCGCGGCTACCCGCAGCGCGCTGATCGAGGCGGCCGGGGTGTTGCTCGACCTCGGTGGAGTCGGGGCGGTGACGCTGCGCGAGGTGGGCGCTCGCAGTGGCGTGTCGCGCTCGGCAGCGTATCGCCACTTCGCCGACAAGGAGTCCCTGCTCGCGGTGCTGGCCACGAACGCGTTGAGCGAATTGGGCGACGCACTAGAGGTTTTGGCCAACGGCGCAGACTCGCCCGAGGAGTCGTTACGCTCCGGTCTGCTTTCGCTGATCGACATCGGCCGCACCCGCCCGCACCTGTACCGGCTGATGTTCACCCCACCGGCGGGGGACCCGACCGAAGCGATCCGGGTCGCCGAACGCGCCCAGGACCTGTTTCTCGAGATCGTGGGTCGCATCACCGGTCCGCAGCACGCGCGACGCTACGGAGCGCTTATTTTGACCAGCGCCCACGGCATCACCGGTTTGGACCTGAGCGGACACATGGACCTGGACAAGTGGCACACCAATGCCGAGGAACTGGTCGACACCCTCATCTCGGTGCTGCCGAAAGCGAAGTAG
- a CDS encoding TetR/AcrR family transcriptional regulator, translating to MVRTPDLARRRQLLDALIDEFADGGIGDRSLREVAAAVGTSHRMLLHHFGSRDDLLLAVVEEVEHRQMGLLSELPTDPAEGFAAMWADLHRPELRRLERLFFECYARAAQGEKPFARMVPDAVNDWLSAVDATAEGAADPAMVRLGLAVTRGLLLDLAATNDDAGVDAAANAFVSLLRR from the coding sequence ATGGTTCGCACGCCTGACCTTGCGCGGCGCCGGCAGCTCCTCGACGCGCTGATCGACGAGTTCGCCGACGGCGGCATCGGCGACCGCTCACTGCGCGAGGTGGCCGCCGCCGTCGGTACCAGCCATCGAATGTTGCTGCACCACTTCGGGTCTCGCGATGATCTGCTGCTGGCGGTCGTCGAGGAGGTCGAGCACCGTCAGATGGGCCTGCTTTCCGAATTGCCCACGGATCCGGCCGAAGGCTTCGCCGCGATGTGGGCCGATCTGCACCGACCTGAGCTGCGTCGACTGGAACGACTCTTCTTCGAGTGCTACGCCCGCGCCGCCCAAGGCGAAAAGCCTTTCGCCCGAATGGTTCCCGATGCGGTCAACGATTGGCTGAGCGCGGTGGATGCCACCGCGGAAGGGGCGGCAGACCCTGCGATGGTGCGACTCGGACTGGCCGTCACCCGGGGGCTGCTGCTGGACCTGGCGGCGACCAACGACGATGCCGGTGTGGATGCGGCCGCGAACGCGTTCGTGAGCCTGCTGCGCCGCTGA
- a CDS encoding SRPBCC family protein produces the protein MFNEDSIEINAAPQLVWDVFTDVEHWPDWTASVTSLTGLDGPALAVGKRFAIKQPGMAKLVWRVTELDAGSSWTWVQHSPGSLVTARHDVVAAPGGRTLVHQQLDQSGPLGALVGRLMAKKTRRFLELEAQGLKARSEQLSRANGSHA, from the coding sequence ATGTTTAATGAAGACAGCATCGAGATCAACGCGGCGCCGCAGCTGGTATGGGATGTCTTCACCGATGTCGAGCACTGGCCCGACTGGACCGCTTCGGTGACCTCACTGACCGGACTGGATGGGCCCGCGCTCGCCGTCGGCAAACGGTTCGCGATCAAGCAGCCCGGCATGGCGAAACTGGTCTGGCGGGTCACCGAGCTCGACGCGGGCTCATCCTGGACGTGGGTGCAACACTCGCCCGGCTCGCTGGTGACCGCCCGCCACGATGTGGTCGCTGCGCCCGGCGGCCGCACCCTGGTACACCAGCAACTCGACCAGAGCGGTCCACTCGGCGCGCTTGTCGGGCGACTGATGGCCAAGAAGACCAGGCGCTTTCTCGAGCTGGAAGCCCAAGGACTCAAGGCCCGATCGGAACAGCTCAGCCGCGCCAATGGTTCGCACGCCTGA
- a CDS encoding phytoene desaturase family protein, which translates to MADYDAIIIGAGHNGLVAANVLAKGGAKVLVLERAHFLGGMAATRELFDGYKHSVGAWAVLIWRQEMTERLELTNWGFELMGQWTSTCTFGDAEDTPFVMYNDLERMGRHLLEDHGAEVATGLGGLFAHIGRFAPYFVDSAFGPPLDIIEVIAAQPTAADRHDFAQMWYGSTMDTVRRFLAPDQGRCIQGSLAAMSIDAFDGGPWTPGSNASTLYHYLIGGGNVEYIMPRGGIGALSTALCRRAESLGAEVQLKQHVKEILVESGRATGVQLRDGTTISADAVLSSLDPYTTFVNLAGAQNFPPDYIRKIKEINFNLGYIQAHLTIDQAPQWIDRLQPYMQDNGQWCPTVAYAPSPEYISDAWEQYRKGQLPDAPPTYLYIPSMVDSSLAPEGKHSATIFTPYFPTGLDADENRSWKEQYADTCVNIFDTYAPGFAESVTNRVVFSNRYFGSTFSAHAGDYSHGLLQPNQLWTGRVVEGADKFATPVDGLYLCGQCTHPGPGVTGIPGWNGAEAALKHLNARVARA; encoded by the coding sequence ATGGCCGACTACGACGCGATCATCATCGGAGCAGGTCACAACGGTTTGGTGGCGGCGAATGTGCTGGCCAAGGGCGGCGCGAAGGTGCTCGTCCTGGAACGCGCGCATTTCCTCGGCGGGATGGCCGCGACCCGCGAACTCTTCGACGGCTACAAGCACAGCGTCGGCGCCTGGGCGGTGCTGATCTGGCGCCAGGAGATGACCGAACGGCTGGAGCTGACCAATTGGGGCTTCGAGCTGATGGGTCAGTGGACGTCGACGTGCACGTTCGGCGACGCCGAGGACACCCCGTTCGTGATGTACAACGACCTGGAACGGATGGGACGTCATCTCCTCGAGGATCACGGCGCCGAGGTCGCCACGGGCCTCGGCGGATTGTTCGCCCACATCGGGCGCTTCGCACCGTATTTCGTCGACTCGGCGTTCGGGCCGCCGCTGGACATCATCGAGGTGATCGCCGCCCAGCCCACGGCCGCTGATCGCCACGACTTCGCCCAGATGTGGTACGGCAGCACGATGGACACTGTCCGCCGCTTCTTGGCGCCCGACCAAGGCCGTTGCATCCAGGGCTCGCTGGCCGCGATGTCCATCGACGCGTTCGACGGCGGACCGTGGACCCCGGGCTCGAATGCGTCGACGCTGTACCACTACCTGATCGGCGGCGGCAACGTCGAATACATCATGCCGCGCGGCGGCATCGGCGCACTGAGTACGGCGCTGTGCCGGCGCGCCGAGTCGCTGGGCGCAGAGGTGCAGCTCAAGCAGCACGTCAAGGAAATCCTGGTTGAGAGCGGTCGCGCCACCGGCGTTCAGTTACGCGATGGCACAACGATTTCCGCGGACGCCGTGCTGTCGTCGCTCGACCCGTACACCACGTTCGTCAATCTGGCCGGCGCACAGAACTTTCCGCCCGACTACATCCGCAAGATCAAAGAGATCAATTTCAACCTCGGCTACATCCAGGCCCATCTCACCATCGACCAAGCGCCCCAATGGATCGATCGTCTGCAGCCCTACATGCAGGACAACGGGCAATGGTGTCCGACGGTCGCCTACGCGCCATCGCCGGAATACATCAGCGATGCGTGGGAGCAGTACCGCAAGGGGCAGCTGCCCGATGCGCCACCCACCTACCTGTACATCCCCAGCATGGTCGACTCTTCGCTGGCGCCCGAAGGCAAGCACAGCGCAACGATTTTCACGCCCTACTTCCCCACCGGTCTGGACGCCGACGAAAACCGGAGCTGGAAAGAGCAATACGCCGACACCTGTGTGAATATCTTCGACACGTACGCGCCCGGGTTCGCCGAGTCCGTCACTAATCGTGTGGTGTTCTCCAACCGCTACTTCGGCAGCACTTTCAGCGCACACGCCGGCGACTACTCGCACGGCCTGCTGCAGCCCAACCAACTGTGGACCGGCCGCGTGGTCGAGGGAGCCGACAAGTTCGCCACCCCGGTCGACGGGCTCTACCTCTGCGGACAGTGCACCCATCCGGGTCCGGGAGTGACCGGCATCCCCGGGTGGAACGGCGCCGAGGCCGCGCTCAAGCACCTCAACGCACGCGTCGCGCGGGCGTAG
- a CDS encoding TetR/AcrR family transcriptional regulator encodes MDAGSVESRSQRTRQALLQAAMKRFVADGVHQTSVADIAADVGVTERTFYRHFPSKHAVIFADYDIGFEWFARALARRPHGEPITASVRKAVDAFPFDFAMVREAATIRSRDLDQEIITTHIRRMRDQVADEISRFIHERSAPTADGAMIAEIAAHSLATAVFASLEAWMGKGGDDIDELSRLTNIALSALEDGLTHTLRHAGLD; translated from the coding sequence ATGGATGCTGGCAGCGTGGAGTCTCGTAGTCAGCGCACGCGTCAGGCACTCTTGCAAGCCGCGATGAAGCGCTTCGTCGCCGACGGCGTCCACCAAACGAGCGTTGCCGACATCGCCGCCGACGTCGGGGTGACCGAGCGAACCTTCTACCGGCACTTCCCGTCCAAGCACGCGGTGATCTTCGCCGACTACGACATCGGCTTCGAATGGTTCGCTCGCGCGCTGGCGCGGCGTCCGCACGGGGAACCCATCACCGCTTCGGTACGAAAAGCCGTGGACGCCTTCCCTTTCGACTTCGCGATGGTTCGCGAGGCCGCGACCATCCGGTCCCGCGACCTCGACCAGGAGATCATCACGACGCACATCCGGCGGATGCGCGATCAGGTTGCCGACGAGATCAGCCGCTTCATCCACGAACGGTCGGCGCCCACCGCCGACGGCGCAATGATCGCCGAGATCGCGGCACACAGTTTGGCCACGGCGGTGTTTGCCTCGCTGGAAGCCTGGATGGGCAAGGGTGGAGACGACATCGACGAACTGAGCCGCCTCACCAACATCGCGCTGAGCGCGCTGGAAGACGGCCTCACCCATACGCTGCGCCACGCCGGATTGGACTAA
- the nrdF gene encoding class 1b ribonucleoside-diphosphate reductase subunit beta, with protein MTENMKLIDRASAINWNRLQDDKDAEVWDRLTGNFWLPEKVPVSNDIPSWGTLTANEKQLTMRVFTGLTLLDTIQGTVGAVSLIPDALTPHEQAVYTNIAFMESVHAKSYSSIFSTLCSTAEIDDAFRWSEENPNLQRKAEIVMEYYKGEEPLKRKVASTLLESFLFYSGFYLPMYWSSRAKLTNTADMIRLIIRDEAVHGYYIGYKFQRGLAMVDEDKRNELKDYTYELLFELYDNEVEYTQDLYDEVGLTEDVKKFLRYNANKALMNLGYEALFPRDETDVNPAILSALSPNADENHDFFSGSGSSYVIGKAVNTEDEDWDF; from the coding sequence GTGACTGAAAACATGAAGCTGATCGACCGCGCTTCGGCAATCAACTGGAACCGGCTGCAAGACGACAAGGACGCCGAGGTCTGGGACCGGCTGACCGGAAACTTCTGGTTACCCGAGAAGGTGCCGGTGTCCAATGACATCCCATCCTGGGGAACGCTGACCGCCAACGAGAAGCAGCTCACGATGCGCGTGTTCACCGGGCTGACGTTGCTGGACACCATCCAGGGCACGGTCGGGGCGGTCAGCCTGATTCCCGACGCGCTGACGCCGCACGAGCAGGCCGTCTACACCAACATCGCGTTCATGGAGTCGGTGCACGCCAAGAGTTACAGCTCGATTTTCTCCACGCTGTGCTCCACGGCCGAGATCGACGACGCCTTCCGCTGGTCGGAGGAGAACCCCAACCTGCAGCGCAAGGCCGAGATCGTCATGGAGTACTACAAGGGGGAGGAGCCGCTCAAGCGCAAGGTGGCCTCCACGCTGCTGGAAAGCTTCCTGTTCTACTCCGGCTTCTACCTGCCCATGTACTGGTCGAGCCGGGCCAAGCTGACCAACACCGCCGACATGATCCGGCTGATCATCCGCGACGAGGCCGTGCACGGCTACTACATCGGCTACAAGTTCCAGCGCGGTCTGGCGATGGTCGACGAAGACAAGCGGAACGAACTCAAGGACTACACCTACGAACTGCTCTTCGAGCTCTACGACAACGAGGTGGAGTACACCCAGGACCTCTACGACGAAGTCGGGCTGACCGAGGACGTCAAGAAGTTCTTGCGCTACAACGCAAACAAGGCGCTGATGAACCTCGGTTACGAGGCGCTGTTCCCACGCGACGAGACGGACGTGAACCCGGCGATCCTCTCGGCACTGTCGCCCAACGCCGACGAGAACCACGACTTCTTCTCCGGCTCCGGCTCGTCGTACGTGATCGGCAAGGCCGTCAACACCGAAGACGAGGACTGGGACTTCTAA
- a CDS encoding pentapeptide repeat-containing protein: MAGRARSPAIQVPSPNPPPAGARKRHEMPWWFSELVIPTVVALVTGAIVAVGTIKGQALLDDAREDRALRLENLRFVREHSAVDPNRPRPFGGLDLRGQHLRGLQLANANFDDADLEGAVLNNSNLHRASLNYARLSKADLSAVDLTETQVEGTDLSRANLDHANLAGSILDQTALYGADLKTANLNGAVLRCVNYDAATSWPPGFVPPGRDKRCEATAGLRR; encoded by the coding sequence GTGGCCGGCCGCGCGCGATCTCCGGCGATCCAGGTGCCTTCCCCGAATCCGCCGCCGGCCGGCGCGCGTAAGCGCCACGAAATGCCTTGGTGGTTCAGCGAACTCGTCATTCCGACCGTTGTCGCGCTCGTCACCGGCGCGATCGTGGCGGTTGGAACCATCAAGGGACAGGCCCTGCTGGACGACGCTCGCGAGGACCGGGCATTGCGGCTGGAAAATCTTCGATTCGTCCGCGAGCATTCCGCCGTTGACCCCAATCGGCCGCGACCATTCGGAGGTCTTGATCTTCGAGGGCAGCACCTTCGCGGACTTCAGTTGGCCAACGCGAACTTCGACGACGCCGACCTTGAGGGGGCAGTACTCAATAACTCGAATCTGCACCGCGCGAGTCTCAATTACGCCCGTCTCAGCAAGGCGGATCTCTCTGCTGTCGATCTCACGGAAACCCAGGTGGAAGGCACCGATCTGAGCCGCGCCAACCTGGATCACGCCAATCTTGCGGGGTCGATCCTGGATCAAACTGCGTTATACGGAGCCGATCTGAAGACCGCCAATCTCAATGGCGCAGTGTTGAGGTGCGTCAATTACGACGCTGCAACGTCGTGGCCACCCGGCTTCGTGCCTCCGGGTCGTGACAAACGTTGTGAGGCCACGGCAGGGCTCCGCCGCTAG
- a CDS encoding maleylpyruvate isomerase family mycothiol-dependent enzyme: MTLWPMVHAERAALVEDLEVLDAAQWTQQSLCGRWNVEEVVAHLTAAASIGRLRWLSSVLGARFDFDLHNQRRLAEHRGTNPSRTLAAFRRIVTSTTAPSGHTAAFLGEVIVHSQDIRRPLGIGRMPPIDAVTRVAEFYAGRDFAVPSRSAIKHLRLEATDGTFATGNGPLVSGTTLALTMAMAGRGAFCDDLDGDGVALLRSRCAGESHP; this comes from the coding sequence GTGACCCTGTGGCCAATGGTCCACGCCGAACGTGCCGCGCTCGTCGAGGACCTCGAGGTCCTCGATGCGGCCCAATGGACCCAACAGTCGCTGTGCGGCCGATGGAACGTCGAAGAAGTCGTCGCGCACCTCACTGCGGCCGCGAGTATTGGCCGACTGCGTTGGCTCAGCAGTGTCTTGGGCGCCCGGTTCGACTTCGACCTGCACAACCAGCGTCGCTTGGCCGAACACCGAGGCACGAACCCCAGTCGAACGTTGGCGGCATTCCGCCGCATCGTTACGAGCACCACGGCGCCGTCCGGGCACACGGCGGCATTTCTCGGCGAGGTCATCGTGCACTCACAAGACATCCGCCGGCCCCTCGGAATCGGCCGCATGCCCCCGATCGACGCGGTCACCCGGGTCGCGGAGTTCTACGCCGGCCGCGACTTCGCCGTTCCGAGCCGCAGCGCCATCAAGCACCTTCGCCTGGAAGCCACCGACGGCACCTTTGCGACGGGGAACGGCCCGTTGGTCAGCGGCACGACGCTCGCGTTGACCATGGCCATGGCCGGTCGCGGTGCCTTCTGCGACGACCTCGACGGTGACGGCGTCGCGCTGTTGCGCAGCCGGTGTGCCGGCGAATCGCACCCCTAG
- a CDS encoding DUF3349 domain-containing protein: MSEHHSHKHAKFLKSVIRWLDVGYPQGVPGPDQVALFALLRSTPLTQEQLEEVAHKIAVAESRPGADGVVSRQEIEEFITKVTHHEPGKEDIQRVAATLASAGWPLAGISVSTVAPDDEHAAAAEEIGWRRDDVAEGVSQG; the protein is encoded by the coding sequence GTGTCGGAACATCACTCTCACAAGCACGCGAAATTTCTCAAGTCAGTGATCCGGTGGCTGGATGTGGGCTACCCGCAAGGCGTTCCCGGCCCGGACCAGGTGGCGTTGTTCGCACTGCTGCGGAGCACACCCCTGACCCAAGAGCAGCTCGAAGAGGTGGCTCACAAGATCGCGGTCGCGGAGTCGCGGCCGGGCGCTGACGGCGTGGTCAGCCGCCAGGAGATCGAGGAGTTCATCACCAAGGTGACCCACCACGAACCCGGCAAAGAGGACATTCAGCGGGTGGCCGCCACGCTGGCCTCCGCCGGCTGGCCGCTGGCCGGTATCAGCGTCAGCACGGTTGCTCCCGACGACGAGCACGCCGCGGCGGCTGAGGAGATCGGGTGGCGGCGCGACGACGTGGCAGAGGGCGTCTCACAAGGTTGA
- a CDS encoding NAD(P)-dependent alcohol dehydrogenase: protein MSTVSAYVATSATEPLTKTTITRRDPGPHDVVIDIKFAGICHSDIHTAKSEWGVPNYPVVVGHEIAGVVTEVGTEVTKHKVGDHVGVGCMVNSCGQCSSCEAGIEQYCKRGATFTYNSTDKDGSPTMGGYSQAIVVDENFVLRIPSSLPLDKAAPLLCAGVTLFSPLRHWKAGKGTRLAIIGLGGLGHMGVKLGAALGADVSVLSQSLKKMEDGLRLGASNYYATSDPDTFKKLRGSFDLILNTVSANLSLNDYVNLLDVDGTLVELGIPEHPMEVGAFPLALMRRSLSGSNIGGIAETQEMLDFCAEHDVTPEIEVIEADYVNEAYERVLASDVRYRFVIDISTL, encoded by the coding sequence ATGAGCACTGTTTCCGCGTATGTCGCCACTTCGGCGACGGAACCGCTGACCAAGACCACCATCACCCGCCGCGATCCGGGCCCGCACGACGTCGTGATCGACATCAAGTTCGCGGGGATCTGCCACTCGGACATCCACACCGCCAAATCCGAATGGGGCGTGCCGAATTACCCCGTCGTCGTCGGCCACGAGATCGCCGGCGTGGTGACCGAAGTCGGCACCGAGGTGACCAAACACAAGGTGGGCGACCACGTCGGCGTGGGGTGCATGGTGAACTCCTGTGGTCAGTGCAGCAGCTGCGAGGCCGGGATCGAGCAGTACTGCAAGCGGGGCGCGACCTTCACCTACAACTCCACCGACAAGGACGGCAGTCCGACGATGGGCGGCTACAGCCAGGCGATCGTCGTCGACGAGAACTTCGTCCTACGCATCCCGAGCTCGCTACCGCTGGACAAGGCGGCACCGCTGCTGTGCGCGGGCGTCACGCTGTTCTCACCCCTGCGCCACTGGAAGGCCGGCAAGGGCACCCGCCTGGCGATCATCGGCCTGGGCGGACTTGGCCACATGGGCGTCAAGCTGGGCGCGGCCCTTGGCGCCGACGTCAGTGTGCTGTCGCAGTCGCTGAAGAAGATGGAAGACGGGCTGCGGCTGGGCGCCAGCAACTACTACGCGACCTCCGACCCCGACACCTTCAAAAAGTTGCGCGGCAGCTTCGACCTGATCCTCAACACCGTCTCGGCGAACCTGAGCCTCAACGACTATGTGAACCTGCTCGATGTTGACGGCACGCTCGTCGAGCTGGGCATCCCCGAGCACCCCATGGAGGTGGGCGCGTTCCCGCTGGCGCTGATGCGGCGCAGCCTGTCGGGCTCGAACATCGGCGGCATCGCGGAGACCCAGGAGATGCTCGACTTCTGCGCCGAACACGACGTGACCCCCGAAATCGAGGTCATCGAAGCGGACTACGTCAACGAGGCCTACGAGCGGGTGCTGGCCAGCGACGTGCGCTACCGCTTCGTCATCGACATTTCAACCTTGTGA